From Bacillota bacterium, the proteins below share one genomic window:
- the argF gene encoding ornithine carbamoyltransferase, whose translation MYASLRKRFHKRNFLTMADVTGPEIMDILEFSRELKGSKSRGETHTFCAGKTLAMIFQKPSTRTRVSFEVGMSQLGGHALNLNVGDLQLGRGETIADTARVLSRYVGGIMIRTFNQRDVEIFAAEATVPVINGLTDREHPCQILADLMTILEHKKRFEGLKLAWVGDGNNVCNSLLLACPNVAMHIAVASPPGYEPLPEIVDMARAACRGSRVEVLNDPVEAVRNADVVVTDTWASMGQDDEREERAKVFQPYQVNSALVAHAEPDYIFLHCLPAHRGEEVTDEIIDGPASRVWDEAENRLHVQKALLSLLL comes from the coding sequence ATGTATGCGTCCTTGCGGAAGAGGTTTCACAAAAGGAATTTTCTCACGATGGCAGACGTTACAGGTCCGGAAATTATGGATATTCTTGAGTTTTCACGCGAGTTGAAAGGGTCTAAATCAAGGGGCGAAACCCACACCTTTTGCGCGGGTAAAACCCTTGCCATGATATTTCAGAAGCCTTCAACCAGAACAAGGGTCTCCTTCGAGGTCGGAATGTCCCAGCTCGGGGGACACGCCCTTAACCTGAACGTGGGGGATCTTCAACTCGGCCGGGGTGAAACAATCGCCGACACGGCGCGGGTTCTTTCCCGTTACGTGGGTGGTATAATGATTCGTACGTTCAACCAGCGGGACGTGGAAATCTTTGCTGCGGAGGCAACGGTCCCGGTAATCAACGGACTCACAGACCGGGAGCATCCCTGCCAGATCCTTGCGGACCTTATGACGATTCTGGAACATAAAAAGCGGTTTGAAGGGCTGAAACTTGCATGGGTGGGAGACGGCAACAACGTCTGCAATTCCCTGTTGCTGGCCTGCCCCAATGTGGCGATGCATATCGCCGTCGCCAGCCCGCCGGGCTACGAACCGCTCCCGGAAATAGTCGACATGGCTAGGGCGGCGTGTAGGGGGAGCAGGGTGGAGGTTCTTAACGATCCGGTTGAGGCAGTCCGAAACGCGGACGTTGTGGTTACAGACACGTGGGCGAGCATGGGACAGGACGACGAGCGCGAGGAAAGGGCGAAGGTTTTTCAGCCTTACCAGGTCAACAGCGCTCTGGTTGCCCACGCCGAGCCCGATTACATATTCCTGCACTGCCTGCCGGCGCACCGCGGCGAGGAGGTTACGGACGAGATTATTGACGGACCGGCAAGCCGGGTGTGGGACGAAGCGGAAAATCGGCTGCACGTGCAGAAAGCGTTGTTGTCATTGTTGCTTTAG
- the argJ gene encoding bifunctional glutamate N-acetyltransferase/amino-acid acetyltransferase ArgJ, which translates to MEWIGGVTLPAGFMASGVASGIKKAKKDLALLVSTVPAAAAGVFTTNRVKAAPLLITAERLQSGQAQAVIVNSGNANACTGPDGFADATAMARSTAAALRLPEELVLVGSTGVIGQRLPVEKIKAALPAAVKALGPSGRAAAEAILTTDTVVKEAAVRFTIGGRRCTVSGMAKGSGMIHPNMATLLAFLTSDVAVEAELLPQALKAAVDASFNMITVDGDSSTNDMVLALANGQAGNKVIDGPGEDYEVFLAALTAVSIELAKKIARDGEGASRLIEVRVKGARTPGDARTTARSIAASNLVKAAVFGRDANWGRILCAAGYSGADFNPATVDIFLGEEQVAANGAGLVFSEESAMKELEKDPVIITVDLKDGDGAATAWGCDLTYDYVKINASYRS; encoded by the coding sequence ATGGAGTGGATAGGGGGCGTTACTCTCCCCGCCGGTTTCATGGCAAGCGGTGTGGCATCCGGGATTAAAAAGGCCAAGAAAGACTTGGCGCTCCTTGTCAGCACGGTGCCTGCTGCGGCGGCAGGGGTTTTTACGACCAACCGGGTCAAAGCGGCGCCGCTTCTGATCACCGCGGAGCGGCTGCAAAGCGGCCAGGCGCAGGCGGTCATCGTCAACAGCGGCAATGCGAACGCGTGTACCGGCCCGGATGGGTTCGCGGACGCGACGGCAATGGCCCGGTCGACGGCGGCGGCGTTGAGGTTGCCGGAAGAACTTGTTCTGGTGGGTTCCACCGGGGTTATCGGTCAGCGTCTTCCGGTGGAAAAGATTAAGGCGGCGCTGCCGGCGGCGGTGAAGGCGTTGGGGCCGTCCGGCCGCGCGGCGGCGGAAGCGATCCTTACCACGGATACGGTTGTTAAGGAAGCTGCCGTCCGGTTCACTATCGGCGGCAGGAGGTGTACCGTCAGCGGTATGGCCAAGGGCTCGGGAATGATTCACCCGAATATGGCTACGCTCCTCGCCTTTCTAACGTCGGACGTGGCGGTGGAAGCGGAGCTTCTTCCCCAGGCCCTGAAGGCCGCGGTGGATGCTTCTTTCAATATGATTACGGTGGACGGGGACAGCAGTACCAACGATATGGTGCTGGCGCTTGCCAACGGTCAGGCCGGCAACAAGGTAATTGACGGCCCGGGTGAGGATTATGAGGTTTTTCTGGCCGCGCTTACCGCGGTATCGATCGAACTGGCGAAGAAAATCGCGCGGGATGGGGAAGGCGCCTCCAGATTGATCGAAGTGCGGGTCAAGGGGGCCCGCACACCCGGTGATGCACGGACCACGGCCCGGTCAATCGCCGCGTCCAACCTGGTCAAAGCGGCTGTTTTCGGCCGGGACGCCAACTGGGGCCGCATCTTGTGCGCCGCCGGTTACTCCGGCGCCGATTTTAACCCGGCCACGGTCGATATCTTCCTGGGTGAGGAACAGGTGGCGGCAAACGGGGCGGGTCTTGTCTTTTCCGAGGAAAGCGCCATGAAGGAATTGGAGAAGGATCCGGTCATTATTACAGTGGATTTGAAGGACGGCGACGGCGCGGCCACGGCCTGGGGTTGTGACCTTACGTACGATTACGTTAAGATAAATGCCAGCTACAGGAGTTAA
- the argH gene encoding argininosuccinate lyase: MSTLWGGRFQKETDERVRAFQDSLSFDSRLWPYDIQGSMAHARMLVRTGILSSEEGNMIVKGLEKIYDAFLAGKVALTGEEDIHSLIEALLVKWVGDAGKKLHTGRSRNDQVATDLRLYLRDEIRAVRELLTGIRRVLVDLAAVHCETLMPGFTHLQPAQPVTFAHHLLAYYEMFSRDKARFEDCYYRTNVMPLGAGALAGTTFPLDREFLAEELGFDALTENSMDAVSDRDFVVEFCSAAALAMVHLSRLCEEIILWSTPAIGFIELDDAFTTGSSMMPQKKNPDVAELSRGKTGRVIGNLTGMLVLLKGQPLTYNKDMQEDKPLLFDTVDTLKGCLEVFIPMIESLRVDRGRMAAAASVGFLCATDLAEYLVNKGLAFREAHEVVGGVVLYCLDAGKRLDDLDLEEYRRFSPVIAEDVFQAVKLEESVKARRVLGGPSPDVVRERIEYLKEILKYD; encoded by the coding sequence ATGAGTACCCTTTGGGGTGGCCGCTTTCAGAAGGAAACCGACGAGCGGGTAAGAGCCTTCCAGGATTCCCTGAGTTTCGACTCCCGCCTCTGGCCTTATGACATCCAGGGCAGCATGGCACACGCCAGGATGCTGGTGAGAACAGGCATCCTCAGTTCCGAAGAGGGGAACATGATCGTGAAAGGCCTGGAGAAGATCTACGATGCTTTTCTCGCCGGCAAGGTGGCGCTTACGGGAGAGGAAGACATCCACTCGCTGATCGAAGCGCTGCTGGTGAAATGGGTGGGGGACGCGGGGAAGAAGCTGCATACCGGTCGAAGCCGGAACGACCAGGTGGCAACCGACTTAAGGCTGTATTTAAGAGATGAAATAAGGGCGGTTCGCGAACTCCTCACCGGAATCCGCCGGGTACTGGTGGATTTAGCGGCGGTCCACTGCGAGACGCTGATGCCCGGGTTTACCCACCTCCAGCCGGCCCAGCCGGTTACCTTCGCTCACCACCTCCTTGCCTATTACGAGATGTTCAGCCGTGACAAAGCCCGTTTCGAAGACTGCTACTACCGTACAAATGTGATGCCTCTGGGCGCCGGGGCCTTGGCCGGAACAACCTTTCCCCTCGACCGCGAATTCCTTGCGGAAGAACTGGGTTTTGACGCCCTTACCGAAAACAGCATGGATGCGGTGAGCGACCGGGACTTCGTGGTGGAGTTCTGTTCGGCGGCGGCGCTTGCCATGGTCCACCTGAGCCGCCTGTGCGAAGAGATTATCTTATGGAGTACGCCCGCAATCGGTTTTATTGAGCTCGATGACGCCTTTACCACAGGATCGAGCATGATGCCCCAGAAGAAAAACCCGGATGTCGCGGAACTGTCCCGCGGAAAAACGGGGCGGGTGATCGGGAACCTGACGGGGATGCTGGTACTGCTGAAGGGACAACCGCTTACTTACAACAAGGACATGCAGGAGGACAAGCCCCTGCTTTTCGACACCGTGGATACGCTGAAGGGGTGTCTTGAGGTTTTCATCCCCATGATCGAGTCGCTCCGGGTTGACCGCGGGCGAATGGCCGCTGCGGCTTCCGTTGGTTTTCTGTGCGCGACCGACCTGGCGGAGTACCTTGTCAACAAGGGGCTTGCGTTCCGGGAGGCGCACGAGGTGGTCGGCGGGGTGGTTCTATATTGTCTTGATGCAGGTAAGCGGCTTGATGATCTTGACCTCGAAGAATACCGCCGTTTTTCCCCGGTTATCGCGGAAGACGTTTTTCAGGCGGTTAAACTTGAGGAGTCGGTTAAAGCCCGCCGGGTGTTGGGCGGCCCTTCACCCGACGTGGTACGGGAAAGAATTGAATATTTGAAAGAAATTCTAAAATATGATTGA
- the argB gene encoding acetylglutamate kinase: MVLTAVEKAGILVEALPYIKQFYGKIIVVKYGGHAMLNCELKQAVMTDLVLMKYVGMHPVVVHGGGPEINKMLKRLGKESSFIGGLRVTDAETMEIVEMVLGRLNKEIAALINRLGGRAVGLWGKDANLFKAVKKPGIISVADGTKIEQDIGLVGEVTEVNPELLFSVIRQGYIPVVAPIGLGPEGEGYNINADTVAGRIAGALGADKLIILTDVEGILRNPQDKGSVISKVKLEEIPALATSGKISGGMIPKLECCAAALKDGVNSAHILDGRVLHAILLEVFTDEGVGTMVVH; encoded by the coding sequence ATGGTTTTAACGGCGGTTGAGAAGGCAGGAATCCTAGTAGAGGCCCTGCCTTACATTAAGCAGTTTTACGGAAAGATTATCGTGGTGAAATACGGCGGGCACGCAATGCTCAACTGCGAGCTGAAACAGGCGGTTATGACAGACCTCGTGCTTATGAAGTACGTAGGGATGCACCCGGTCGTGGTTCACGGCGGCGGCCCCGAGATTAACAAGATGCTGAAACGACTCGGTAAGGAGTCCTCTTTTATCGGCGGCCTCCGTGTTACGGACGCGGAAACAATGGAAATAGTCGAAATGGTTCTCGGCCGCCTGAATAAGGAGATCGCCGCTCTGATTAACCGCCTCGGCGGCAGGGCGGTGGGCCTTTGGGGAAAAGACGCCAATCTGTTCAAGGCGGTCAAAAAACCGGGCATCATCAGCGTCGCCGACGGCACTAAAATCGAGCAGGACATCGGGCTGGTAGGGGAGGTCACAGAGGTAAACCCCGAGCTTCTTTTCAGCGTCATCAGGCAGGGCTATATCCCGGTGGTGGCGCCGATCGGCCTGGGACCCGAAGGGGAGGGTTACAACATCAACGCCGATACCGTGGCCGGGAGGATCGCCGGGGCCCTGGGCGCCGACAAGCTGATCATTCTTACGGACGTCGAGGGCATATTGAGAAACCCGCAGGATAAGGGTTCGGTGATTTCAAAGGTCAAGTTGGAAGAAATCCCGGCGCTTGCAACCTCCGGGAAGATTTCCGGGGGGATGATCCCAAAACTGGAGTGTTGCGCCGCGGCGCTCAAGGACGGGGTCAACAGCGCCCACATTCTCGACGGGAGGGTGCTGCACGCCATCCTGCTCGAGGTCTTTACCGACGAAGGCGTCGGAACAATGGTGGTTCACTAA
- a CDS encoding argininosuccinate synthase, producing MTRKIVLAYSGGLDTSIIIPWLKENYGCEVIAMAADLGQGEELKAVREKALKSGASKVYIEDVREEFLTDYAFPTLRAGAVYEGKYLLGTSMARPLIARKLVEVARKEGAEAVAHGATGKGNDQVRFEVSVKALAPDLAVIAPWRLWEIGSREEAIAYAAARGIPVPVTKERPYSMDRNIWHLSHEGGDLENPGNEAPQDIYLITTAPEKAPSESAYVNLEFEAGTPVALDDTRPDPVTLVERLNALAGKSGVGIVDMVENRLVGMKSRGVYETPGGTALFYALRELERLTLDRATLHFKEVVALKYAELVYDGLWFSPLREALDAFVTAVTRTVTGSIRLRFYKGNISTSGIRSAHSLYLKDLATFERDEMYDQKDAAGFINLFGLPLKVRALVEKEAEGE from the coding sequence ATGACCAGGAAAATTGTGCTTGCATACTCCGGGGGCCTCGATACCTCGATCATTATCCCCTGGCTTAAAGAGAATTACGGCTGTGAGGTAATCGCCATGGCCGCCGACCTCGGCCAGGGTGAGGAACTGAAAGCGGTAAGGGAAAAGGCCCTGAAGAGCGGCGCGAGCAAGGTTTATATAGAGGACGTCAGGGAGGAGTTCCTGACGGATTATGCATTCCCGACACTTCGGGCAGGCGCTGTATACGAAGGAAAGTACCTTCTCGGTACTTCCATGGCCCGACCGCTTATCGCCAGGAAACTGGTCGAGGTGGCGCGCAAGGAAGGAGCGGAGGCCGTAGCGCACGGCGCTACCGGCAAAGGAAACGACCAGGTGCGTTTTGAGGTCAGTGTGAAGGCCCTGGCCCCGGACCTGGCGGTGATTGCTCCCTGGCGCCTGTGGGAGATTGGTTCGCGCGAAGAGGCGATTGCTTACGCCGCGGCCCGCGGTATTCCGGTACCGGTTACCAAAGAGCGCCCTTACAGCATGGACCGGAACATTTGGCACCTGAGCCACGAGGGCGGAGACCTGGAGAACCCCGGAAACGAGGCGCCGCAGGACATTTATCTTATAACCACCGCGCCGGAGAAGGCGCCTTCGGAGTCTGCCTACGTGAACCTTGAGTTTGAAGCCGGAACCCCGGTGGCGCTTGATGATACCCGCCCCGACCCGGTTACCCTGGTCGAACGATTGAACGCCCTGGCCGGGAAAAGCGGCGTCGGGATCGTTGATATGGTCGAGAATCGTTTGGTGGGGATGAAATCCCGGGGGGTTTACGAGACCCCCGGAGGGACCGCGCTTTTTTACGCCCTGAGGGAGCTTGAGCGTCTGACGCTGGACAGGGCCACGCTTCACTTCAAGGAAGTGGTGGCGCTCAAGTATGCGGAGCTTGTTTACGACGGTTTATGGTTTTCCCCGCTCAGAGAGGCTCTCGACGCCTTTGTCACCGCGGTTACCCGGACGGTGACCGGGAGCATCCGTCTCCGGTTTTATAAGGGGAATATTTCCACATCCGGTATCCGGTCGGCGCATTCCCTGTATCTTAAGGACCTGGCAACTTTTGAGCGCGATGAGATGTATGACCAGAAGGACGCCGCGGGCTTTATCAATCTCTTCGGCCTGCCCTTAAAAGTCAGGGCGCTGGTGGAAAAAGAGGCTGAAGGTGAATAG
- the tig gene encoding trigger factor, producing MQVTSERLEKSTVLLQVEVEAEHFDQAVERAYRKVAKDVTIPGFRKGRVPKVILERYVGKEKLYEEAATLVLGEVYPTAVSDAGIDPVSQPEVEIVQAEKGKPLIFKAKVEVKPEVELGQYKGIEVVRRVNSVTREDVEAELEKLRNRYARLVTVEDGAVDKDDIVTIDYEGTIEGKAFSGSTAKGREIEVGHGYLIPDVDDALIGMRAGETKEVGVDVPAESPDTAAAGKKAVFQIKVKSVRRKELMPYDDDLAKEVSEFDTLEELKTDLENKLREAATDQADLAVRQDILDKVSELAKVEVPSSMITEQVEGMVEDMVNSAEGRGVEPQRFFQLLNSSPEEMRERMKPDAERTIKMRLVLDAVVKAENLDVTDTEVDEEIAKLAAVYRQDPQELRKALEEGGRIDVVKEKLLRERAIRFLVDNAIVNEKAPEAEGQVPEKASEEQP from the coding sequence ATGCAGGTTACGTCGGAGCGTTTAGAGAAGAGCACCGTACTTTTGCAGGTAGAAGTAGAGGCGGAACACTTTGACCAGGCGGTTGAACGCGCTTACCGGAAGGTGGCGAAGGATGTTACAATCCCTGGTTTCCGCAAGGGAAGGGTACCGAAGGTTATCCTCGAACGTTATGTGGGCAAGGAGAAACTATATGAGGAGGCGGCGACACTGGTTCTCGGCGAGGTTTACCCGACAGCGGTAAGCGACGCCGGAATAGATCCGGTTTCTCAGCCGGAAGTGGAAATCGTTCAGGCTGAAAAGGGGAAGCCGCTGATTTTCAAGGCCAAGGTAGAGGTCAAGCCGGAGGTTGAATTAGGACAGTATAAAGGTATAGAGGTCGTACGGCGGGTTAATTCCGTCACCCGGGAGGACGTTGAAGCGGAGCTTGAAAAGCTGCGGAACCGCTACGCCCGGTTGGTGACGGTTGAAGACGGGGCCGTGGACAAAGACGATATTGTTACCATAGATTACGAGGGAACGATTGAAGGTAAAGCGTTTTCCGGCAGTACTGCTAAAGGCAGAGAGATCGAGGTCGGACACGGGTACTTGATCCCGGATGTGGACGATGCATTGATCGGGATGCGTGCCGGTGAAACGAAAGAAGTGGGGGTCGACGTCCCTGCCGAATCCCCGGACACCGCAGCGGCCGGAAAGAAGGCGGTTTTTCAGATTAAAGTCAAGAGCGTTCGTCGTAAAGAACTGATGCCTTATGACGATGATTTGGCTAAGGAAGTAAGTGAGTTTGACACACTTGAGGAATTGAAAACGGACCTTGAGAATAAGCTGAGAGAAGCCGCAACAGACCAGGCCGACCTGGCCGTCCGCCAGGATATCCTGGATAAGGTCTCGGAGCTCGCAAAGGTTGAGGTCCCGTCCTCGATGATAACGGAGCAGGTCGAGGGAATGGTGGAGGATATGGTGAATTCGGCCGAAGGCCGGGGGGTTGAACCACAGCGCTTTTTTCAACTTCTGAACAGTTCTCCCGAGGAGATGCGGGAGCGAATGAAACCCGACGCCGAAAGAACCATCAAGATGCGGCTCGTGCTTGATGCGGTCGTTAAAGCTGAGAACCTCGATGTAACCGATACGGAAGTGGATGAAGAGATAGCAAAGCTGGCCGCGGTTTATCGCCAGGACCCACAAGAATTGCGTAAGGCCTTGGAAGAAGGGGGCCGGATCGATGTCGTCAAAGAAAAACTACTGCGTGAAAGAGCTATAAGATTTCTTGTAGATAACGCGATTGTGAATGAAAAAGCACCTGAAGCTGAAGGTCAAGTTCCGGAAAAGGCTTCCGAAGAACAACCATAA
- a CDS encoding 3-isopropylmalate dehydrogenase — protein sequence MPKIAVIPGDGTGPEQIREGMKVLSAAAEIEGFKFDAVTYDFGGDRYLRTGETLPDSALEELRGFDSIYLGAIGHPDVKPGILEKDILLRLRFELDQYVNLRPVKLYPGVDTPLKDKSPQDIDFVVVRENTEGLYCGAGGFLKRGTVDEVAVQNSINTYRGVERCIRYAFEYCRKRNKNKKLTLCGKTNVLTYAFSLWERVFHGVGEEYPDIQRDYAHVDATCMWMVKNPEWFDVIVTDNMFGDIITDLGAMIQGGMGIAAGGNINPTGVSMFEPIGGSAPKYAGKNVINPLAAIYAGAMMLEQLGEERAAARVERAVQEVCAKHLKSLAAGRMGHSTSEVGDLVIRHLS from the coding sequence GTGCCCAAAATCGCGGTGATACCCGGCGACGGGACGGGTCCGGAACAAATTAGAGAGGGAATGAAGGTCCTGTCAGCGGCGGCGGAAATCGAAGGATTCAAGTTCGATGCCGTTACCTATGATTTCGGCGGCGATAGATACCTCAGAACCGGTGAGACGCTTCCAGACAGCGCCCTTGAAGAGTTGCGGGGATTTGATTCAATTTATCTGGGCGCGATCGGACACCCCGACGTTAAACCCGGTATTCTGGAAAAGGACATCCTGTTGCGTCTTCGTTTTGAACTCGATCAGTATGTTAATCTGCGGCCTGTTAAACTTTACCCGGGTGTTGATACCCCGCTTAAAGACAAGAGCCCTCAGGATATCGACTTTGTGGTGGTCAGGGAGAATACGGAAGGGCTTTACTGCGGCGCGGGAGGTTTTCTGAAGCGGGGGACCGTGGATGAGGTGGCCGTCCAGAATTCGATTAATACTTACAGAGGGGTCGAGCGCTGCATTCGCTACGCCTTTGAGTACTGTCGGAAAAGAAATAAAAACAAGAAACTGACGCTTTGCGGGAAAACAAACGTCCTGACTTACGCCTTCAGCCTGTGGGAGAGGGTTTTTCACGGGGTAGGAGAGGAATACCCGGATATTCAGCGGGATTACGCGCACGTTGACGCCACCTGCATGTGGATGGTAAAAAACCCCGAATGGTTCGACGTGATTGTAACGGACAACATGTTCGGTGATATCATCACCGACCTCGGAGCAATGATCCAGGGCGGCATGGGCATCGCCGCAGGCGGTAATATCAATCCGACCGGGGTTTCCATGTTCGAGCCTATCGGCGGTTCGGCGCCCAAGTATGCGGGGAAGAATGTCATTAACCCGCTTGCCGCTATCTACGCCGGGGCGATGATGCTTGAACAGCTTGGTGAGGAGCGGGCGGCTGCACGGGTTGAGCGCGCGGTTCAGGAGGTGTGCGCAAAACACCTGAAAAGCCTCGCCGCCGGGAGGATGGGCCATTCCACGAGCGAAGTGGGTGATCTGGTCATCAGACACCTTTCCTAG
- the clpP gene encoding ATP-dependent Clp endopeptidase proteolytic subunit ClpP, with product MSTLVPMVVEQTNRGERAYDIYSRLLKDRIIFIGGMIDDHIANLIIAQFLFLEAEDPEKDIHLYINSPGGLITAGMAIYDTMQYIRPDVSTICLGQAASMGAFLLAAGAKGKRYALPYARIMIHQPFGGIQGQATEVEIHAKEILRARSILNELLSKHTAQSVDKISLDTERDFFMSAQQAREYGVVDEVITVRKKPTK from the coding sequence ATGTCTACCTTGGTGCCTATGGTTGTGGAACAGACGAATCGAGGCGAGCGCGCCTACGATATTTATTCACGTTTACTTAAAGATAGGATAATCTTTATCGGCGGGATGATCGACGATCATATCGCCAACCTTATCATAGCCCAGTTTCTATTTCTTGAGGCGGAGGACCCGGAAAAGGACATCCACCTCTACATCAACTCGCCGGGGGGACTTATTACCGCAGGGATGGCCATTTACGATACGATGCAGTACATCCGCCCTGATGTCTCCACCATCTGTCTCGGGCAGGCGGCGAGTATGGGGGCGTTCCTTCTTGCGGCGGGGGCTAAAGGGAAACGGTACGCGCTTCCTTACGCCAGGATAATGATTCATCAACCTTTCGGCGGGATTCAAGGGCAGGCGACGGAGGTTGAGATTCACGCGAAGGAGATTTTAAGGGCAAGAAGCATCCTGAATGAACTATTGTCCAAACACACTGCACAATCGGTCGATAAGATCAGCCTGGACACTGAAAGAGATTTCTTTATGTCGGCGCAGCAGGCCAGGGAATACGGGGTTGTGGATGAAGTAATAACGGTTCGAAAGAAGCCGACGAAGTGA
- a CDS encoding aspartate aminotransferase family protein — translation MEQYQGLTSKEITELAEKHIIKTYSRLPLVLVRGSGARVWDAEGKEYLDFLAGLAVNSLGHCHPRVVAAVREQAGILMHCSNLYYTIPQVALAKWLTENTAFDQAFFCNSGAEAVEAGLKLARKYVYKKRGPGCSEIVTAEGSFHGRTFGAVTATGQPKYHNGFEPLVPGFRYIPFNDVAALREAVNEKTAAVLLEPVQGEGGIYPASPEFLETARRVTLEKGALLIFDEVQCGLGRTGRLLAQEHYGVTADLTCLAKALAGGFPMGALLATAEAASGFSPGDHASTFGGNPLAAAAALASVTAMTGEGLVENAASLGAYFKEKLTALGEETGMIREVRGLGLMLGAVLSVPANVVVETCQERGLLTNAVKEDTLRFVPPLTITRKDVDSATAILKKGLLAVAGN, via the coding sequence GTGGAACAATATCAAGGTCTCACATCAAAAGAAATTACCGAGCTTGCCGAGAAACATATAATAAAGACCTACTCCCGCCTGCCGCTGGTGCTGGTGAGAGGCAGCGGGGCGCGGGTTTGGGACGCCGAAGGCAAGGAATACCTTGATTTTCTGGCCGGCCTTGCGGTCAACTCCCTGGGACACTGTCACCCGAGGGTTGTGGCCGCCGTCAGAGAACAAGCGGGCATTCTAATGCATTGTTCCAACCTTTATTATACGATTCCGCAGGTTGCGCTGGCGAAATGGCTGACCGAGAATACCGCTTTTGACCAGGCGTTTTTCTGCAACAGCGGTGCGGAAGCGGTGGAGGCGGGACTCAAGCTGGCCAGGAAGTATGTGTATAAGAAGCGCGGCCCCGGTTGTTCCGAGATCGTAACGGCGGAGGGTTCCTTTCACGGCCGGACCTTCGGTGCGGTTACCGCCACGGGGCAGCCGAAGTACCACAATGGCTTCGAGCCGCTGGTTCCGGGTTTCAGATACATACCGTTCAACGATGTGGCGGCCCTGCGGGAGGCGGTTAATGAAAAAACCGCGGCCGTGCTGCTAGAGCCGGTGCAGGGAGAGGGAGGAATATATCCGGCGTCGCCGGAATTCCTCGAAACGGCGCGCCGGGTGACCCTGGAAAAAGGAGCCTTACTCATTTTTGACGAGGTGCAGTGCGGGCTGGGAAGGACCGGGCGCCTCCTGGCCCAAGAACATTACGGGGTAACGGCGGACCTTACTTGTCTTGCCAAGGCGCTTGCCGGCGGTTTTCCTATGGGGGCACTGCTGGCCACCGCCGAGGCGGCTTCAGGTTTCAGCCCGGGGGACCATGCTTCGACATTCGGGGGGAACCCGTTGGCGGCAGCGGCTGCTCTGGCATCCGTCACCGCCATGACCGGGGAAGGTCTCGTGGAAAACGCGGCGTCACTGGGTGCTTACTTTAAAGAAAAATTAACAGCCCTGGGAGAGGAAACCGGGATGATACGGGAGGTAAGAGGTCTCGGTCTCATGCTCGGAGCGGTATTGTCGGTTCCGGCCAATGTGGTGGTTGAAACCTGCCAGGAGCGCGGGCTTCTCACCAACGCGGTGAAAGAGGATACCTTACGTTTTGTGCCGCCGCTTACAATCACCCGTAAGGATGTAGACAGCGCTACCGCTATCCTGAAAAAAGGTTTGCTGGCGGTTGCAGGGAATTAA